A single genomic interval of Lathyrus oleraceus cultivar Zhongwan6 chromosome 7, CAAS_Psat_ZW6_1.0, whole genome shotgun sequence harbors:
- the LOC127105615 gene encoding uncharacterized protein LOC127105615 gives MEHFMKLFDSFWFEINILNINTTSSITSASSEENLKDCQKNETSSAEEEPKLTRIRTVHNRSMSDQSITSFNHDSLSPDSVLIPSKLQTIFSGKEVTDSEDKNLVPTQTQTQTLLLPKKNNINKVAKKKRESKSLSDLEFEELKGFMDLGFVFSEEDKDSNLVSIIPGLQRFGKKDEEQKEDVYEETVIQRPYLSEAWEVHERKKENPVMKWKVPAMKNEIDMKNSLRLWAHNVASTVR, from the coding sequence ATGGAACATTTCATGAAACTCTTTGATTCTTTCTGGTTTGAGATTAACATTTTGAACATAAACACAACTTCATCAATAACGTCAGCAAGTTCTGAAGAAAATCTAAAAGATTGTCAGAAAAATGAAACATCGTCGGCAGAAGAAGAACCAAAACTCACTCGGATCCGAACTGTTCATAACAGATCCATGAGTGACCAATCTATAACAAGCTTCAACCATGATTCTCTTTCTCCAGATTCTGTTCTCATTCCTTCAAAGCTTCAAACAATTTTCTCAGGAAAAGAAGTAACAGACTCAGAAGACAAAAACCTAGtaccaacacaaacacaaacacaaacgTTGTTGTTGCCTAAAAAGAACAACATCAACAAGGTTGCTAAGAAGAAAAGGGAAAGTAAGAGTTTATCAGACCTTGAGTTTGAGGAGTTAAAAGGGTTCATGGATCTGGGTTTTGTTTTCTCGGAAGAAGATAAAGATTCAAACTTGGTTTCAATTATTCCTGGGTTACAAAGATTTGGGAAGAAAGATGAAGAACAAAAAGAGGATGTTTATGAGGAAACTGTGATTCAAAGACCTTATCTTTCTGAAGCTTGGGAAGTTCATGAGAGGAAAAAAGAGAACCCTGTGATGAAATGGAAAGTTCCTGCTATGAAGAATGAAATTGATATGAAAAATAGTCTCAGATTGTGGGCACATAATGTTGCTTCTACAGTGAGATGA